TATGTCAAATCTTTTGATCTTCTAGGGTCATTCACCATGTTAGATTCTTTTAAAAAGTTCCTGCTTTAAGACTTGCAGGTAAGCTGCAAGCAATGTGGTTGTTCAATAACAACTCAACGATCAAAAGCAAGCAAAAAATGCAtcacaggaaaaaaaaaaaaaatcagttcaaatacaaataaaatcTAGAAATCACCACTGGATGCACAGCAGATAAAATATTGACGTTTATTTTTCTCAGTGCACACAGCAAACAGCATAAATCAAAGTGACATGCTTACTGAACACGAAGAGTAACGATGCATAAACATCAACATCAGGGAAATCAGGGGAAATACCAGTTTAGAGACTTTCTTCCAAAAACGTGGACTTGGCTTTGCAGTGAAGTAAGCTTTTCGCAATGCCACTTCCTGCTCCTCTGTCCACCCTTTATAAGGCCCTTGAACCCCTGATTGATTTCTTTTCCTCTTCACTCCAGACAGTTTAATGTCTCTTCTTCCTGGTATATCTACTTCGGCACAATCATCAGATTCGTTTTCCTGCGCCTCAATTGCTTTTGCAGCTTTCTTCTCCCCTTCAACAACAAAGGCAGACGACACTGAACTACATTGTATCCTCTTTCGCGGTTCAGTTTCAAGATACTTGAATGAACCACTGCCTTCTTGTTTCCCTTCCCTGGCCTTAATGGATTCTGCCTTTCCAGCCACACGTGTGGAAGACTTTCGAGTGCTTCGCCTCACAATAGTTTCACAGGGTAAATCATTCTCTCTTCCCACCTTTTTAGATGCACTGCGTGTAATCCTCCTATCTCCCCCTTCAATAACACAGGAAGACAACACTGGGCTACATTGTATCCTCTTTCGCGGTTCAGTTTCAAGATACTTGAATGAACCACTGCCTTCTTGTTTCCTTTCCCTTGCCTTAATGGATTCTGCCTTTCCAACCACAAGTGTCGAAGAATTTCGAGAGTATCGCCTCACCATAGTTTGACGGGGTAAATCATTCTCTCCTCCCACCTTTTTAGATGCACTGCGTGTAATTCTCCTATCCAAATTTCCCCCTTCAATAACACAGGCAGACAACACTGAGCTACATTGTATCCTCTTTCGCGGTTCAGTTTCAAGATAATTGAATGAACCACTGGCCTCTTGTTTCCTTTCCCTTGCCTTAATGGATTCTGCTTTTCCAACCACAAATGTGGAAGAATTTCGAGTGTTTTGCCTCACCATAGTTTGACAGGGTAAATCATTCTCTCCTCCTACCTTTATAGATTCTCTGCGTATAATCCTCCTACCCAAACTTCCTTCTACTTGTTTGCATGAATCATCTTTTTTACCATCCTTTTCATGATCACCAGCGAGGTTACTTCGTCTCCCCCTTCGACCTCCTCTAGTAACACAGTGAGAAAGAGGCCCAGAACCAATTGTTTTTGGATCACCAATTAAACTTTTGCAAGAATCACTCCTATTTTCCTTCCCCTTATTACAGCTTATCCTTTTCACTTCACCACCCAGTCGAACAGCCGAGGATTGCAACAAACCCAAGACTTTCCTCGTCTCGGATTCACAACCCTTATGACTGAACAAATTCCTGCCTCTTTGACTACTATGTGAAATCTTTCCAACCTCTATATTTCTTCCCACTAATCTGGAACAACTACGAGTGAGCCTCCTCTCCAAATTCAGTGAAATTTCGCCATAAGACTCGCTTGTGTCAACTTCATTACCCTTTCCTACAACACCGATGAACTTCATATCCCCAACACCAATTAAATTCCTGCCTCTTTGATTACTTGGTGAAACCTTTCCAACCTCTACATTTCTTCCCATTAATCTAGAAAAACTACGAGTAACCCTCCTATCAAAATTCACCGAAATTTCGCCACACGAATCACTTATGACAACTTCATTACCCTTTCGTACAACATCCATGAACTTCTTATCCCCAACACCAATTGGAGTTTTAGGACAATTAACAAAATCCAACATTCCAACATTATCTTTTAATTTCTTCTTTG
This Spinacia oleracea cultivar Varoflay chromosome 6, BTI_SOV_V1, whole genome shotgun sequence DNA region includes the following protein-coding sequences:
- the LOC110804293 gene encoding uncharacterized protein translates to MSNRGSKKKLKDNVGMLDFVNCPKTPIGVGDKKFMDVVRKGNEVVISDSCGEISVNFDRRVTRSFSRLMGRNVEVGKVSPSNQRGRNLIGVGDMKFIGVVGKGNEVDTSESYGEISLNLERRLTRSCSRLVGRNIEVGKISHSSQRGRNLFSHKGCESETRKVLGLLQSSAVRLGGEVKRISCNKGKENRSDSCKSLIGDPKTIGSGPLSHCVTRGGRRGRRSNLAGDHEKDGKKDDSCKQVEGSLGRRIIRRESIKVGGENDLPCQTMVRQNTRNSSTFVVGKAESIKARERKQEASGSFNYLETEPRKRIQCSSVLSACVIEGGNLDRRITRSASKKVGGENDLPRQTMVRRYSRNSSTLVVGKAESIKARERKQEGSGSFKYLETEPRKRIQCSPVLSSCVIEGGDRRITRSASKKVGRENDLPCETIVRRSTRKSSTRVAGKAESIKAREGKQEGSGSFKYLETEPRKRIQCSSVSSAFVVEGEKKAAKAIEAQENESDDCAEVDIPGRRDIKLSGVKRKRNQSGVQGPYKGWTEEQEVALRKAYFTAKPSPRFWKKVSKLVPGKSAQECFDKVHSENLTPVCTKTSSRAKKQNSPTDFLVSSSELFKSAETKSKKPCRKKCKSHVARKTVRQLLQKYCHAYQDNEADLFAVLEPSVNPSAEALELNAVQSTPNHFLRSPDSSSKSRDISSIGHKKHLSRFSLRSASPLSSPPVLKKVKNMALHEKYIDQLHIRDGKRKKSARHQKDGEENTVHMKDVIKAAKEALVSNAKDAINIFHQSQVNIMEACSDSEELLNSDNDEDETVL